Proteins co-encoded in one Uloborus diversus isolate 005 chromosome 9, Udiv.v.3.1, whole genome shotgun sequence genomic window:
- the LOC129229579 gene encoding uncharacterized protein LOC129229579: MILSQENNNHASNTSSSLQEMKEAPVEESQIITNISFLPSNKKQEDTSMIVLQNYTTSNISNIPSIARDLQQNEEAVVVSKEYFNNFNYLSSNLSKGREETITSENENDCFSPSNFITLPDEEKEELLEEAAFLSPSPFGQSLGCGSSQAENSETQYFNQNDRISLGSMDIEWSDIFSNSIPSFEEQEKHDVITPMETFPENESQISIPEERTLEVRMNIENFYLDLESLPGYDMLDTLLIDPD, translated from the exons atTCTATCTCAAGAAAACAATAACCACGCTTCCAATACATCCTCTTCGTTACAGGAGATGAAGGAAGCACCAGTTGAAGAAAGTCAAATTATAACCAATATCAGTTTTCTACCTTCTAATAAGAAACAGGAAGATACAAGTATGATTGTGCTGCAAAATTATACCACTTCAAATATCAGTAATATACCTAGCATAGCTCGGGATTTACAACAAAATGAAGAAGCGGTCGTTGTATCAAAAgagtattttaataatttcaattatCTTAGTTCAAACTTGAGCAAAGGAAGGGAAGAAACCATCACttcagaaaatgaaaatgattGCTTTTCTCCTTCGAATTTCATTACACTTCCCGATGAAGAAAAGGAAGAATTGTTGGAAGAAGCTGCTTTCTTGTCGCCGTCACCATTTGGTCAGTCACTAGGTTGTGGTAGTTCACAAGCAGAAAATTCTGAAACCCAATATTTTAATCAGAATGACAGAATATCTCTTGGCAGTATG GACATTGAATGGAGCGATATATTTTCGAATTCAATTCCAAGCTTTGAAGAACAAGAAAAACATGACGTTATCACGCCTATGGAAACTTTTCCAGAAAATGAATCTCAGATCTCA ATACCAGAAGAAAGAACACTTGAGGTGCGGATGAacatagaaaatttttatttg GATCTGGAAAGTTTACCGGGCTATGATATGCTTGACACTTTGCTCATCGATCCTGATTG A